Proteins encoded in a region of the Neodiprion lecontei isolate iyNeoLeco1 chromosome 5, iyNeoLeco1.1, whole genome shotgun sequence genome:
- the LOC107228121 gene encoding kinesin-like protein KIF20B isoform X1, translating to MEDTLASIKPPSDDSMDARLSFLDGRDPSIVAYGQARIPAADTKKNLESLFEDEELDSRVLSSSAPSLSLLGDTIKVYLRLRPFPAKMRPTKQQEEAYEIINSTTLLTRLPKLDSNTSSLKRPKENETVLRKFTFTQTFGPETTQLQLFDMGIKQQMNEFLAGRNSTVMSYGTTNAGKSFTLQGTTVSPGIIPRALEFVFNQINPRSTPYYKPLYNTDVVSLDANERAQEMELKTKLLSFGSIDKNQYIQAYRSMQQQLQDESPLKPSETSDANYAIWVSFAEIYNESIYDLLSNDCQKKRPSLKLATDSSGKAFIKGLKTVCVNSASEAYQLLMAGQYNLKVAATALNTRSSRSHCVFTIKVLKYHKENSPADVEVSSFSFCDLAGSERLKKTLNEGERLKEAQNINTSLLVLGRCLKSIFEVQTSKLKHDIIGPFRESKLTRLFQSALSGKEHIALIVNVNPVPNLYIETQNVLNFSAIAKQIVIEPIVRAKRRVSTSRFSLMVSQSIKTVTDWDVTELESIVVDDQSSAISERAEYVHAEDYEEIVIENKQLKQEIVKLKNSALDADFAIRQEMSNIYSEMIKDIEKNFKNQLQDVEERQEDMLEWSVQQVESYYKKKLEKLSSRKRTRVESGDDTDEEIDVKELEGENVQLTAKVESLKKIIKDLRESKDKLIAQNNENAFELSLAKKDLENCKHLLHAAQNDIGCDDKAKGVIEELKKQLSAREDQIKSLKEYLNEAKVEWLRSTDVESKLEEALKNKDKQLLESLEKIDDLTEQLEHTNMCLAERTQAVETLEDRLEQYAKKIADSEEELQNADDKWNKCSANCLVLLKDKEELQKTLDEEIARNKINVVNNTGKEQVLELKRLNEHLSRDLQELKDQIKIKNDSIDELNSKLLDNESENLSLKNRLAQSSNHTKVLREELNSTKATLSDITEQINSLKLAEAAKADTANMDSQTSFVSYSGTTEKDIAVHIKQEKFDDHSDIQTSDEKDKEQNSELSPSKETPLMSHTEQNNDMAREKLEQLMIEYNELKTQCLYETLRVDELNKELDEARQELSLLKTSVEVNEQELKECKNSLKSVSDKLQLSDSELVKAKNELEERLREKDALEIQLSECKESMQKLQNHLSDTQRENREKSESLAEYNNRLNKQEKDIATAKERDLIKEQLLDAHFTRISKLEKDLEQVAILEKNITEIKDQLKICEEEKAELKKQLSENCQKILSLEKDLQASISREQDKENETISLQKEMKSMIQTNMSISKRDADMENEVKNALRKLTTTEAALDKSQEDYKRLEESSQEKMTEIMKKVEEKEREMESFKKNRDDAMQRYEALVKQLQENAKREKREVQKYQELFSRQSTPTPYKDEIRKLKDELRSKTSLLEQMQANLKTMDSQNDEKENIVNSSEDEATAFEVRLTRRRGRRNAPTNVAEDISVIDLSGSESKRVTRRTALQPPSPMPSVEKRKTRKKKLFAQTDENCVDIEPTESTPRPILRSPLSATRSLRNRRK from the exons ATGGAGGATACTCTGGCATCAATCAAACCCCCGAGTGATGATTCGATGGACGCGCGACTGTCCTTTTTGGATGGTCGCGACCCTAGCATCGTGGCATATGGGCAAGCCAGGATTCCGGCAGCTGatactaaaaaaaatctagaGTCTCTTTTCGAGGATGAAGAGCTTGATTCGCGAGTGCTCTCATCTTCTGCCCCATCATTATCTCTCTTGGGCGACACAATCAAAGTTTACCTGAGACTTAGACCTTTTCCTGCTAAAATGCGACCGACCAAGCAACAGGAGGAAGcttatgaaataataaattccaCTACCTTGCTAACAAGACTGCCAAAATTGGATTCGAATACTAGTTCACTTAAAAGACCCAAGGAAAATGAAACAGTATTGAGAAAATTCACATTCACACAAACTTTTGGACCGGAAACAACACAGCTCCAACTTTTTGATATGGGCATTAAACAAcagatgaatgaatttttggcTGGGAGAAACTCCACAGTGATGAGCTATG GTACAACAAATGCGGGTAAATCCTTTACACTTCAAGGAACAACAGTTTCTCCTGGTATAATACCCCGAGCCTTGGAGTTTGTATTTAATCAAATTAATCCCAGAAGTACGCCTTATTATAAACCATTGTACAATACCGACGTAGTGAGTCTTGATGCGAATGAAAGAGCACAGGAAATGGAGTTGAAAACAAAGCTTCTTTCATTTGGTTCGATTGATAAAAATCAATACATCCAGGCCTATAGATCAATGCAACAGCAATTGCAGGATGAGTCTCCTTTGAAACCGAGCGAAACAAGCGATGCCAACTACGCAATTTGGGTTTCGTTTGCTGAAATTTATAACGAATCAATTTACGACTTATTGTCAAATGACTGTCAGAAAAAAAGACCGTCTTTGAAACTTGCAACTGATAGTAGTGGAAAAGCTTTCATTAAGGGGCTTAAGACAGTGTGTGTCAATTCAGCTTCAGAGGCCTACCAGCTACTAATGGCTGGACAATATAATTTGAAAGTTGCTGCTACTGCACTAAATACTAGAAGTTCTAGGTCCCATTGTGTATTCACTATTAAGGTGCTCAAGTATCATAAAGAAAATTCTCCAGCCGATGTGGAAGTCAGCTC TTTCTCTTTCTGCGACCTTGCGGGTTCAGAGCGATTGAAGAAGACCCTGAATGAGGGAGAGCGCTTAAAAGAAGCGCAAAATATAAACACAAGTCTACTTGTTCTTGGCAGATGTTTGAAATCCATATTTGAGGTTCAGACATCAAAGTTAAAACATGACATAATTGGGCCATTCAGAGAGTCTAAGCTGACTCGGTTGTTTCAAAGTGCATTATCTGGTAAAGAGCACATTGCTCTTATAGTCAATGTTAATCCTGTGCCAAATTTGTACATTGAGACTCAAAACGTTTTGAATTTCTCCGCCATCGCTAAGCAAATAGTCATCGAACCTATTGTTCGAGCAAAACGAAGGGTCTCCACATCTAGATTCTCTCTAATGGTGTCACAGAGTATCAAAACGGTTACAGACTGGGATGTTACAGAATTGGAAAGCATTG ttGTAGATGACCAGTCTTCAGCGATTTCTGAGAGAGCAGAATACGTTCATGCGGAGGACTATGAAGAAAtagtgattgaaaataaacaattgaaacaAGAAATAGTGAAGCTAAAAAATTCTGCTTTGGATGCAGATTTTGCAATTCGCCAAGAGATGTCCAACATTTATTCAGAAATGATAAAAgatattgagaaaaacttcAA aaatcagtTGCAAGATGTTGAAGAACGACAAGAAGATATGCTCGAATGGTCTGTTCAACAAGTTGAAAGTTATTATAAGAAGAAATTGGAAAAGTTATCAAGTAGAAAAAGAACGCGAGTTGAGAGTGGGGACGATACAGATGAAGAAATAGATGTAAAAGAATTGGAAGGCGAAAATGTTCAGCTTACGGCAAAGGTCGAAtctctgaaaaaaataattaaagaccTTCGCGAATCTAAAGACAAACTGATTGCTCAAAACAACGAAAATGCTTTTGAACTTTCCCTTGCCAAAAAGGATTTAGAAAACTGCAAACACTTACTACACGCTGCCCAAAATGACATAGGCTGCGATGATAAAGCTAAAGGCGTCATCGAAGAACTGAAGAAACAGCTATCGGCTCGTGAGGACCAAATTAAG TCCCTGAAAGAGTATTTGAACGAAGCAAAAGTTGAATGGCTCAGATCTACTGATGTCGAATCAAAACTGGAAGAAGCATTAAAAAATAAGGATAAGCAGCTGTTGGAATCTTTGGAAAAGATTGATGATCTTACGGAGCAACTTGAACACACCAACATGTGTCTTGCTGAGAGAACTCAAGCTGTGGAAACACTCGAGGACAGGCTGGAGCAATATGCCAAAAAAATAGCTGACTCCGAAGAGGAACTTCAGAATGCTGATGATAAATGGAACAAGTGCTCGGCCAACTGCTTGGTCCTCCTAAAAGACAAGGAAGAGTTACAAAAAACCTTGGATGAAGAAATTGCacgcaataaaataaatgttgtCAACAATACTGGAAAAGAACAG GTTCTAGAACTGAAACGATTGAATGAACATCTTTCGCGCGACCTACAGGAGCTAAAAgaccaaattaaaattaagaacGATTCAATAGATGAATTAAACTCTAAGCTACTGGACAATGagagtgaaaatttatcattgaAAAACAGATTAGCCCAAAGTAGTAATCACACAAAGGTGTTGCGAGAGGAATTGAATTCAACCAAAGCAACGCTTAGCGATATCACTGAACAAATAAATAGCTTGAAGCTTGCCGAAGCTGCCAAAGCAGACACTGCAAATATGGACAGTCAAACTAGCTTTGTTAGTTACAGTGGAACAACTGAAAAAGACATTGCAGTTCACATTAAACAAGAAAAGTTCGATGATCATTCAGATATACAAACTAGCGATGAAAAGGACAAAGAGCAAAACTCTGAATTGTCACCCAGCAAGGAAACTCCTCTGATGAGTCATACTGAACAAAATAATGACATGGCCCGTGAGAAACTAGAACAGCTGATGATAGAATACAATGAACTGAAAACTCAATGCTTGTATGAAACTTTG AGAGTAGACGAGCTGAACAAAGAGCTGGATGAAGCGCGACAGGAGTTGTCTTTGTTGAAAACTTCTGTTGAGGTCAACGAGCAGGAATTGAAAGAgtgtaaaaattcattaaaatccGTCTCAGACAAGCTTCAGCTCTCAGACTCAGAATTGGTTAAAGCTAAAAATGAGCTAGAGGAGAGATTACGGGAAAAAGATGCCCTGGAGATTCAACTCTCCGAGTGCAAAGAATCCATGCAAAAATTGCAGAACCATCTTTCAGATACTCAGAGAGAGAATAGAGAAAAATCTGAG AGCTTGGCGGAATACAACAACCGCCTCaataaacaagaaaaagatATTGCCACTGCCAAGGAGAGAGATTTGATCAAAGAGCAG CTTCTCGATGCGCACTTCACAAGGATTTCCAAATTAGAAAAAGACTTGGAGCAAGTAGccattcttgaaaaaaatataactgaGATTAAAGATCAATTGAAGATATGTGAAGAGGAAAAAGCTGAATTGAAAAAGCAGCTAAGCGAAAATTGCCAGAAAATATTGTCACTAGAGAAAGACTTACAGGCATCCATTAGCCGTGAACAAGATAAAGAGAATGAGACTATATCCCTGCAAAAAG AAATGAAAAGTATGATTCAAACGAATATGAGTATCAGTAAACGAGACGCGGATATGGAAAATGAGGTGAAGAACGCATTACGAAAATTGACGACCACTGAAGCAGCACTGGATAAGTCACAGGAAGATTACAAAAGGCTAGAAGAATCATCGCAAGAGAAGATGactgaaattatgaaaaaggttgaagaaaaagaaagggaaatGGAATCTTTTAAGAAGAACAGAGACGATGCAATGCAGAGATACGAAGCTCTGGTAAAACAGCTTCAGGAAAATgcgaagagagagaaacgagAG GTACAGAAGTACCAGGAATTGTTTTCAAGACAATCAACACCGACTCCGTATAAAGATGAGATTAGGAAACTAAAAGATGAGCTTAGAAGTAAGACCAGTCTCCTCGAGCAAATGCAGGCAAAC TTAAAAACTATGGATAGTCAgaacgatgaaaaagaaaatattgtcaaCTCTTCAGAAGATGAGGCCACAGCTTTTGAAGTTCGTTTGACACGTAGAAGGGGAAGAAGGAACGCACCTACCAATGTTGCCGAAGACATTTCTGTCATTGATCTCTCTGGCTCAGAGTCTAA ACGTGTAACGAGGCGAACAGCGTTACAACCTCCGTCACCTATGCCGTCTGTAGAAAAGAGAAagacgaggaagaagaaactGTTCGCGCAAACTGATGAGAACTGCGTGGATATTGAACCTACCGAG AGTACACCCAGACCTATCCTAAGATCTCCCCTATCAGCGACACGGAGTTTAAGAAACAGAAGAAAGTAG
- the LOC107228121 gene encoding kinesin-like protein KIF20B isoform X2 has product MEDTLASIKPPSDDSMDARLSFLDGRDPSIVAYGQARIPAADTKKNLESLFEDEELDSRVLSSSAPSLSLLGDTIKVYLRLRPFPAKMRPTKQQEEAYEIINSTTLLTRLPKLDSNTSSLKRPKENETVLRKFTFTQTFGPETTQLQLFDMGIKQQMNEFLAGRNSTVMSYGTTNAGKSFTLQGTTVSPGIIPRALEFVFNQINPRSTPYYKPLYNTDVVSLDANERAQEMELKTKLLSFGSIDKNQYIQAYRSMQQQLQDESPLKPSETSDANYAIWVSFAEIYNESIYDLLSNDCQKKRPSLKLATDSSGKAFIKGLKTVCVNSASEAYQLLMAGQYNLKVAATALNTRSSRSHCVFTIKVLKYHKENSPADVEVSSFSFCDLAGSERLKKTLNEGERLKEAQNINTSLLVLGRCLKSIFEVQTSKLKHDIIGPFRESKLTRLFQSALSGKEHIALIVNVNPVPNLYIETQNVLNFSAIAKQIVIEPIVRAKRRVSTSRFSLMVSQSIKTVTDWDVTELESIVVDDQSSAISERAEYVHAEDYEEIVIENKQLKQEIVKLKNSALDADFAIRQEMSNIYSEMIKDIEKNFKNQLQDVEERQEDMLEWSVQQVESYYKKKLEKLSSRKRTRVESGDDTDEEIDVKELEGENVQLTAKVESLKKIIKDLRESKDKLIAQNNENAFELSLAKKDLENCKHLLHAAQNDIGCDDKAKGVIEELKKQLSAREDQIKSLKEYLNEAKVEWLRSTDVESKLEEALKNKDKQLLESLEKIDDLTEQLEHTNMCLAERTQAVETLEDRLEQYAKKIADSEEELQNADDKWNKCSANCLVLLKDKEELQKTLDEEIARNKINVVNNTGKEQVLELKRLNEHLSRDLQELKDQIKIKNDSIDELNSKLLDNESENLSLKNRLAQSSNHTKVLREELNSTKATLSDITEQINSLKLAEAAKADTANMDSQTSFVSYSGTTEKDIAVHIKQEKFDDHSDIQTSDEKDKEQNSELSPSKETPLMSHTEQNNDMAREKLEQLMIEYNELKTQCLYETLRVDELNKELDEARQELSLLKTSVEVNEQELKECKNSLKSVSDKLQLSDSELVKAKNELEERLREKDALEIQLSECKESMQKLQNHLSDTQRENREKSESLAEYNNRLNKQEKDIATAKERDLIKEQLLDAHFTRISKLEKDLEQVAILEKNITEIKDQLKICEEEKAELKKQLSENCQKILSLEKDLQASISREQDKENETISLQKEMKSMIQTNMSISKRDADMENEVKNALRKLTTTEAALDKSQEDYKRLEESSQEKMTEIMKKVEEKEREMESFKKNRDDAMQRYEALVKQLQENAKREKREKYQELFSRQSTPTPYKDEIRKLKDELRSKTSLLEQMQANLKTMDSQNDEKENIVNSSEDEATAFEVRLTRRRGRRNAPTNVAEDISVIDLSGSESKRVTRRTALQPPSPMPSVEKRKTRKKKLFAQTDENCVDIEPTESTPRPILRSPLSATRSLRNRRK; this is encoded by the exons ATGGAGGATACTCTGGCATCAATCAAACCCCCGAGTGATGATTCGATGGACGCGCGACTGTCCTTTTTGGATGGTCGCGACCCTAGCATCGTGGCATATGGGCAAGCCAGGATTCCGGCAGCTGatactaaaaaaaatctagaGTCTCTTTTCGAGGATGAAGAGCTTGATTCGCGAGTGCTCTCATCTTCTGCCCCATCATTATCTCTCTTGGGCGACACAATCAAAGTTTACCTGAGACTTAGACCTTTTCCTGCTAAAATGCGACCGACCAAGCAACAGGAGGAAGcttatgaaataataaattccaCTACCTTGCTAACAAGACTGCCAAAATTGGATTCGAATACTAGTTCACTTAAAAGACCCAAGGAAAATGAAACAGTATTGAGAAAATTCACATTCACACAAACTTTTGGACCGGAAACAACACAGCTCCAACTTTTTGATATGGGCATTAAACAAcagatgaatgaatttttggcTGGGAGAAACTCCACAGTGATGAGCTATG GTACAACAAATGCGGGTAAATCCTTTACACTTCAAGGAACAACAGTTTCTCCTGGTATAATACCCCGAGCCTTGGAGTTTGTATTTAATCAAATTAATCCCAGAAGTACGCCTTATTATAAACCATTGTACAATACCGACGTAGTGAGTCTTGATGCGAATGAAAGAGCACAGGAAATGGAGTTGAAAACAAAGCTTCTTTCATTTGGTTCGATTGATAAAAATCAATACATCCAGGCCTATAGATCAATGCAACAGCAATTGCAGGATGAGTCTCCTTTGAAACCGAGCGAAACAAGCGATGCCAACTACGCAATTTGGGTTTCGTTTGCTGAAATTTATAACGAATCAATTTACGACTTATTGTCAAATGACTGTCAGAAAAAAAGACCGTCTTTGAAACTTGCAACTGATAGTAGTGGAAAAGCTTTCATTAAGGGGCTTAAGACAGTGTGTGTCAATTCAGCTTCAGAGGCCTACCAGCTACTAATGGCTGGACAATATAATTTGAAAGTTGCTGCTACTGCACTAAATACTAGAAGTTCTAGGTCCCATTGTGTATTCACTATTAAGGTGCTCAAGTATCATAAAGAAAATTCTCCAGCCGATGTGGAAGTCAGCTC TTTCTCTTTCTGCGACCTTGCGGGTTCAGAGCGATTGAAGAAGACCCTGAATGAGGGAGAGCGCTTAAAAGAAGCGCAAAATATAAACACAAGTCTACTTGTTCTTGGCAGATGTTTGAAATCCATATTTGAGGTTCAGACATCAAAGTTAAAACATGACATAATTGGGCCATTCAGAGAGTCTAAGCTGACTCGGTTGTTTCAAAGTGCATTATCTGGTAAAGAGCACATTGCTCTTATAGTCAATGTTAATCCTGTGCCAAATTTGTACATTGAGACTCAAAACGTTTTGAATTTCTCCGCCATCGCTAAGCAAATAGTCATCGAACCTATTGTTCGAGCAAAACGAAGGGTCTCCACATCTAGATTCTCTCTAATGGTGTCACAGAGTATCAAAACGGTTACAGACTGGGATGTTACAGAATTGGAAAGCATTG ttGTAGATGACCAGTCTTCAGCGATTTCTGAGAGAGCAGAATACGTTCATGCGGAGGACTATGAAGAAAtagtgattgaaaataaacaattgaaacaAGAAATAGTGAAGCTAAAAAATTCTGCTTTGGATGCAGATTTTGCAATTCGCCAAGAGATGTCCAACATTTATTCAGAAATGATAAAAgatattgagaaaaacttcAA aaatcagtTGCAAGATGTTGAAGAACGACAAGAAGATATGCTCGAATGGTCTGTTCAACAAGTTGAAAGTTATTATAAGAAGAAATTGGAAAAGTTATCAAGTAGAAAAAGAACGCGAGTTGAGAGTGGGGACGATACAGATGAAGAAATAGATGTAAAAGAATTGGAAGGCGAAAATGTTCAGCTTACGGCAAAGGTCGAAtctctgaaaaaaataattaaagaccTTCGCGAATCTAAAGACAAACTGATTGCTCAAAACAACGAAAATGCTTTTGAACTTTCCCTTGCCAAAAAGGATTTAGAAAACTGCAAACACTTACTACACGCTGCCCAAAATGACATAGGCTGCGATGATAAAGCTAAAGGCGTCATCGAAGAACTGAAGAAACAGCTATCGGCTCGTGAGGACCAAATTAAG TCCCTGAAAGAGTATTTGAACGAAGCAAAAGTTGAATGGCTCAGATCTACTGATGTCGAATCAAAACTGGAAGAAGCATTAAAAAATAAGGATAAGCAGCTGTTGGAATCTTTGGAAAAGATTGATGATCTTACGGAGCAACTTGAACACACCAACATGTGTCTTGCTGAGAGAACTCAAGCTGTGGAAACACTCGAGGACAGGCTGGAGCAATATGCCAAAAAAATAGCTGACTCCGAAGAGGAACTTCAGAATGCTGATGATAAATGGAACAAGTGCTCGGCCAACTGCTTGGTCCTCCTAAAAGACAAGGAAGAGTTACAAAAAACCTTGGATGAAGAAATTGCacgcaataaaataaatgttgtCAACAATACTGGAAAAGAACAG GTTCTAGAACTGAAACGATTGAATGAACATCTTTCGCGCGACCTACAGGAGCTAAAAgaccaaattaaaattaagaacGATTCAATAGATGAATTAAACTCTAAGCTACTGGACAATGagagtgaaaatttatcattgaAAAACAGATTAGCCCAAAGTAGTAATCACACAAAGGTGTTGCGAGAGGAATTGAATTCAACCAAAGCAACGCTTAGCGATATCACTGAACAAATAAATAGCTTGAAGCTTGCCGAAGCTGCCAAAGCAGACACTGCAAATATGGACAGTCAAACTAGCTTTGTTAGTTACAGTGGAACAACTGAAAAAGACATTGCAGTTCACATTAAACAAGAAAAGTTCGATGATCATTCAGATATACAAACTAGCGATGAAAAGGACAAAGAGCAAAACTCTGAATTGTCACCCAGCAAGGAAACTCCTCTGATGAGTCATACTGAACAAAATAATGACATGGCCCGTGAGAAACTAGAACAGCTGATGATAGAATACAATGAACTGAAAACTCAATGCTTGTATGAAACTTTG AGAGTAGACGAGCTGAACAAAGAGCTGGATGAAGCGCGACAGGAGTTGTCTTTGTTGAAAACTTCTGTTGAGGTCAACGAGCAGGAATTGAAAGAgtgtaaaaattcattaaaatccGTCTCAGACAAGCTTCAGCTCTCAGACTCAGAATTGGTTAAAGCTAAAAATGAGCTAGAGGAGAGATTACGGGAAAAAGATGCCCTGGAGATTCAACTCTCCGAGTGCAAAGAATCCATGCAAAAATTGCAGAACCATCTTTCAGATACTCAGAGAGAGAATAGAGAAAAATCTGAG AGCTTGGCGGAATACAACAACCGCCTCaataaacaagaaaaagatATTGCCACTGCCAAGGAGAGAGATTTGATCAAAGAGCAG CTTCTCGATGCGCACTTCACAAGGATTTCCAAATTAGAAAAAGACTTGGAGCAAGTAGccattcttgaaaaaaatataactgaGATTAAAGATCAATTGAAGATATGTGAAGAGGAAAAAGCTGAATTGAAAAAGCAGCTAAGCGAAAATTGCCAGAAAATATTGTCACTAGAGAAAGACTTACAGGCATCCATTAGCCGTGAACAAGATAAAGAGAATGAGACTATATCCCTGCAAAAAG AAATGAAAAGTATGATTCAAACGAATATGAGTATCAGTAAACGAGACGCGGATATGGAAAATGAGGTGAAGAACGCATTACGAAAATTGACGACCACTGAAGCAGCACTGGATAAGTCACAGGAAGATTACAAAAGGCTAGAAGAATCATCGCAAGAGAAGATGactgaaattatgaaaaaggttgaagaaaaagaaagggaaatGGAATCTTTTAAGAAGAACAGAGACGATGCAATGCAGAGATACGAAGCTCTGGTAAAACAGCTTCAGGAAAATgcgaagagagagaaacgagAG AAGTACCAGGAATTGTTTTCAAGACAATCAACACCGACTCCGTATAAAGATGAGATTAGGAAACTAAAAGATGAGCTTAGAAGTAAGACCAGTCTCCTCGAGCAAATGCAGGCAAAC TTAAAAACTATGGATAGTCAgaacgatgaaaaagaaaatattgtcaaCTCTTCAGAAGATGAGGCCACAGCTTTTGAAGTTCGTTTGACACGTAGAAGGGGAAGAAGGAACGCACCTACCAATGTTGCCGAAGACATTTCTGTCATTGATCTCTCTGGCTCAGAGTCTAA ACGTGTAACGAGGCGAACAGCGTTACAACCTCCGTCACCTATGCCGTCTGTAGAAAAGAGAAagacgaggaagaagaaactGTTCGCGCAAACTGATGAGAACTGCGTGGATATTGAACCTACCGAG AGTACACCCAGACCTATCCTAAGATCTCCCCTATCAGCGACACGGAGTTTAAGAAACAGAAGAAAGTAG